The Triticum aestivum cultivar Chinese Spring chromosome 4B, IWGSC CS RefSeq v2.1, whole genome shotgun sequence sequence gcctcccaaccttttacctcaagggtaatgtcaacaataatagttcatgctaacttacatccaattggatatatatatcaggatctttccaacacgaggtgcttgccaaaggataaaaataaaaagggaaaggtgaagatcaccttgactcttgcataaagtaaaagataggcccttcgcagagggaagcagaggttgtcatgtgcttttaggattggatgcacaaaatcttaatgctaaagaacgtcactttatattgccacttgtgatatgaacttttgttatgcagtccgtcgcttttattacttccatatcacaagatcgtataaagcttattttctccgcactaataagtcgtacatatttagagagcaatttttattgcttgcaacatgacaacttacttgaaggatcttactcaatccggtaggtatggtggactctcatggcaaaactaggtttaaggatatttggaagcacaagtagtatctctacttcgtgcaaggaatttggctagcaagagggggaaaggcaagctcaacatgtttgaatgatccatgacaatatactttaactgagatgtgagaaaacataactcattatgttgtcttccttgtccaacatcaactctttagcatgtcatactttaatgagtcctcacaatcataaaagatgtccaagatagtatatttgtatgtgagaacctctctttctttattacttcctattaattgcaacaatgaccaaaactatgtttgccaactcttaacaacttttaatcatcatactctctatatgtgaagtcattactatccataagatcaatatgatctcttttatttctttttattcttttatgcacttaagatcatagcaagatagcaaagcccttgactcaacactaatatttattatataaagctcaaggactcgattacatagagggatctcaaagcaaaactcaaaactaattcataccaaaactttattctactagatcaagatattaccaaaaggattgaactaaatgaaaacggtaaagataggagtgtgatggtgatacgataccggggcacctccaccaagcttggcagttgccaaggggagtgcccatacccatgtgattatgtcctcggaggtggtgatgatgtaggtgatacatctccaacgtatctacttttccaaacacttttgcccttatttaggactctaacttgcatgatttgaatgaaactaacccagactgacgttgttttcagcagaattgccatggtgttatttttgtgtagaaataaaaagttctcagaatgtcctgaaaatccacggaggaacttttcagaaaatataaacaatactggcgaaagaatcaaggctaggggcccacaccctatccacgagggtgggggcgcgcccccctgcctcgtggccccctggagctccaccgacctcaactccaactctatatattccctttcgcggagaaaaaaatcagggagaaagtttcttcgcgttttacgatacgaagccgccgccaagccctaatctctctcgggagggctgatctggagactgttcggggctccggagagggggattcgtcgccgtcgtcatcatcaaccatcctccatcaccaatttcaagatgctcaccgtcgtgcgtgagtaattccatcgtaggcttgctggacggtgatgggttggatgagatttaccatgtaatcaagttagttttgttagggtttgatccctagtatccactatgttctgagattgatgtttctatgactttgctatgcttaatgcttgtcactagggcccaagtgccatgatttcaaatctgaacctattatgttttcatgaatatatgtgagttcttgatcctatcttgcaagtctatagtcacctattatgtgttatgatccgacaaccccaaagtgacaataatcgggataattctcggtgatgaccgtagtttgaggatttcatgtattcactaagtgttaatgctttggttcggtaatctattaaaaggaggccttaatatcccttagtttccattaggaccccgctgccacgggagggtaggacaaaagatgtcatgcaagttcttttctataagcacgtatgactatattcagaatacatgcctacattacattgatgaactggagctagttctgtgtcaccctatattataactattacatgaggaatcacatccgacataattatgcatcgctgatccaatgcctacgagcttttcacatattgtgctttgtttatttacttttccgttgctactgttacaattactacaaaactgttatcattacttttgccactgttaccattactatcatactactttgctactaaatactttgctgcatatttaagagtattagttaatggtttaagctcaaacacgggatcacccttgggtggagggggatcccctaggatttcgacaggcaagttgtgtttcaaaataggaccctgtttaaagaatacttcatctatctcccttctttcattcataaacatatcattttcatggtctagcaaatattgttctaaaggatcgctaggaggcacggaaatagaagcaagaccaattatttcgtccttactaggcaattctttatcatggggttgtctacgaaatttagcaaaattaaacttatgtgtcatatcccccaaaccaatagtaacaacatccttttcgcaatctatcctagcattaacagtgttcaagaaggatctaccaaatataatgggacaaaagtcatcttgtggggaaccaagaacaagaaaatcagcaggatatttaacttcccacacaagacttcaacatctctaacaatcccaattggtgaaatagcatttctattggcaagcttaattgtaacagcaatatcttctatctcagcaggtgcaatgtcatgcatgatttatttatataaggaaagaggtattgcactggcactagcacccatatcacataagccatgataacaatgatctcctattttaacataaataataggcatgcctacaacaggtctatgtatcttagcatcgggtctagcaatattagcaacttcatcacagaaaaaaataacatgcccatcaatattatcggccaagagatctttaaccatagcaatactaggcccaactttaatttgctcaggaggtgtatatgttctagtattactcttacgaaccacagttgaagctttagcatgatcctttaccctaacagggaaaggtggtttctcaacataagtagtaggaacaataggatcattataagtgataatcttttcttcaactgtaacaggtgtaactacttttacttcagtgggagaattatatttaaaccacttctccttagggagatcaacgtgagtagcaaatgattcacagaaagaagctactatctcagagtcaagtccatatttagtgctaaatccacgaaaagcatcggtatccataaaagatttaacacaatcaaacttaggtgtcatacctgactccttaccatcatcggaatcccaatcttcagagttgcgtttaattctttccaataaatcccacttgaattcaatagtcttcatcatataagaaccagcacaagaagtatcgagcatggtgcaatcattgagagaaagccgagcataaattttttgaataatcatttctcttgagagcgcatgattggggcatgaatataacattgacttaagcctcccccaagcttgggcgaTGCTTTCtcattcgcgaggccaaaaattatatatataattacgatcacgatgaacaagatgcataggataaaacttctggtgaaattccaatttcaatcgtttatagtcccaggatcccatatcatcacatagcatataccatgtcaatgcgtctcccttcaaagataaagggaaaaccttcttcttaacaacatcatcgggcatacctgcaagcttaaataatccacaaacttcatccacatagataagatgtaaatcgggatgcaatgttccatctcctacaaagggattagctagcagtttctctaccatacccgaaggaatttcaaagtaaacattttcagtagattcagtaggttgaggagcagcaCTTTGCTCTACTGgtaggggtgaagataccccaaacaagcccctcaaaggattagttttgataataacaagtgacaataaatttcagcacactatataaatgtttccttaccaagttccactcaccaaaggcgcttcactcgccggcaacggcgctagaaaagagtcttgatgacccacaagtataggggatctatcgtagtcctttcaataagtaagagtgtcgaacccagtgaggagcagaaggaaatgacaagcggttttcagtaaggtattctctgcaagcactgaattgtaggtaacaaatagttttgtgataagataatttgtaacgggtaacaagcaatgaaagtaaataaggtgcagcaaggtggcccaatcctttttgtagcaaaggacaagcctagacaaattcttataatgagaaaagtgctcccgaggacacatgggaattatcgtcaagctagttttcatcacgctcatatgattcgcgttcgttactttaataatttgatatgtgggtggaccggtgcttgggtactgccctttcttggactagcatcccacttatgattaacccctattgcaagcatccgcaactacaaaagaagtattaaggtaaacctaaccatagcatgaaacatgtggatccaaatcagccccttacgaagcaacgcataaactagggtttaagtttctgtcactctagcaacccatcatctgcttattacttcccaatgccttcctctaggcccaaataatggtgaagtgtcatgtagtcgatgttcacataacaccactagaggagagacaacatacatctcatcaaaatatcgaacgaataccaaattcacatgactactaatagcaagacttcacccatgtccttaggaacaaacgtaactactcacaaagcatattcatgttcataatcagaggggtattaatatgcattaaggatctgaacatatgatcttccatcaaataaaccaactagcatcaactacaaggagtaatcaacactactagcaacccacaggtaccaatctaaggtttcggtacaaagattggatacaagagatgaactagggtttgagaggagatggtgctggtgaagatgttgatggagattgaccccctcccgatgagaggatcgtcggtgatgacgatggtgatgatttccccctcccgaagggaagtttccccggcagaacagctccgccggagccctagattggttccgccaaggttccgcctcgtggcggcggagtttcgtcccgtaagcttgcttatgattttttttccagggtaaaagacttcatatagcagaagatgggcaccgaagggctgccaggtggcccacgaggcagggggcacgtccagggggtagggcgcgccccccacccttgtggccagggtgtgggccccctctggtacttcttccgctgaatatttatcactaattccaaaaatgactttcgtggagtttcaggacttttggagctgtgcagaataggtctccaatatttgctccttttccaacccagaatcccaactgccagcattctccctcttcatgtaaaccttgtaaaataagagagaatagccataagtattgtgacataacgtgaaataacagcccataatgcaataaatatcgatataaaagcatgatgcaaaatggacgtatcagtgcacaagtagtatctctacttggtgcggatttgtggctagcaaagatattgggcaagcaccacatgttggaggatatatgaaaatataacttctatgtgaatataagcaaaATAATTCTTACATTGTCTTCCTTCTCCAACCTCAATAATTTGGCATAAAAtacttaatgggggctcacaatcataaaagatatccaagatagtgtgtttgcatgtgaatcttctcttcccttattaattctttcgtgAATTGCATGCAACATTGATAAACTTCAATAAACTTCTCTTCCCTTATGCAAACACACTTATACTTTACCATATGATGCAAACATATGATGCAATTCACATAGAAGTTTTAATGCAATTCACATAGAAGTTTTAATTGCATCCAAGATAGTGTGTTTGCATGTTGTTTTTtagaccaatgctatgtttgtcaaccttcaataagctttaccacttatacttttccttacgtAATGTCATTACTTTCTATAAGATtaacatatgatctttttcattattttcattgctaggattgaaacataaaagtaaagaagcaaaaactcaaactactctttattatataactctcaactcgattacatagatagatagatcacgaaactagcacttgaaaatagatcatactaaacttttattcagctaaatcatgaaataactaaggatcgaactaaaataggtgaagataataaaagtgatggtgatacgatgccggggcacctcccccaaggcCATGGCCCGTTTTGACTGCCCCTTTGCACAAGATTGATGCATACAAGCAAGAACATTTCTATGAATATTTTGCACTGAATCTTCCGACTACAGCAAGTATTACATTATATCTAAGAAAATACCACCGATGATAAAtggaattgtatgagatttgacaGTTTATTCTTGATTAATTAATTTCTTTCTTTCTTGAGAAATTCAATTAATTAATATCCTTTTCCAGCATGACGAAGTTGAGAGTGTTTCCTTCCTAACAGATAGTTCCCACATGTATGTGGACATCCAATGGTCCCAAGCACCACGAGATTAGTGGGATCCTTTCTCATTAACTTTTGCATTTAGGACACTATGCTTAATAGAAATTAACCCACAATCCAACTCTCTCTTCCTCTCACATCTATTAATCCATGCATACTTTTGGGTTCATACTTAGAAAGGGACATATACTCTGAACCCTAACACCAATTTGGGATCCTTTTCACCATGGTATTTCTCTTGGCGAGATCTTTCAAACAAGACCAATGTTGAATATGTTTCGGACTAAAAAACATGTTTTAAAATTGAAATGCAACATTGATAAAAAAACTGAAACCAGATTTTATATATGCAAGTTTCATATGGCTTACAGAGACTTCCAGTGTGGTATGTTTTTCAGTGGATATTCAAATATTCATGTTTTCAAACTCAAATGAAACATTTTTTTGAGGGAACTCAAATGAAACATTGACGAAACTTTCTGAAACCAACTTTTTCTTATTGATTTAACTTCCATGTGGCTTTGAGTGACTATCGTTGTGATTTCATTAGTTCATATAATTATACATGAGTTCATATGGCTTTCTCTAAGTTTTCACTATGATTTCATTATTTCATATAGTTTTCTGTAACTTAGTTTCATGTTAATTCGTATTAGCTTGAGTTTTACATGAGTTTGTGCAAACCTCATcttatttttttttttgaaaactaatTTAAACCTCAACAAAATATGACTGAAACATCAACAAAAAACGGGTAGGGGAGGGGTGCTATTGTGCAAAAGCGGAAGGAGTTAACAATTGAAATGGTCCAAACGAAACGGGCGTCATTTATAAACTGCACAATTATGAAGATTGACCAAGGAACGCCGGGGGGTGTTTCTttcggatccggcttgcctgctcccttcccatgctcccacttcatcctacgactgtcttttttccttttctctttctaatctaatcatctcccctctgattttaagggggtggggccggaccttattttgttccaatcaaaacaAGCCACGTAtacgggagcacggatgggcacacgccgggggagcaggcaagtctcgtccgttTCTTTCCTTACTCCATGGAATCGACAAAACTCCAGCACATATAAAGTTAATGACAGCCTACTTTGCCCGAGGGTGTGTTTCTTTTGGTGGGGCCAGGGAGGAGCCTTTTGTGTAAAAGAGGAAAGAAATAACCCTACCCAGGCTGCACGCCTACTTAACTAGAACCACGAGGCTCTCGTCACACAACAGAATTTGCTAACCCCTCCACAAGGCTGCTCTCTCCACAGGAGAACCCCCCACCTCCACCCCCTTTGCATCTGATGGTCCCCGGAAAGCTTCCCTCACCGACCTGCGATCGCGGGCAGAGCAAATCTTATGGTATCTTCAACCACAGAAGCCCTTCGTCACACCGCGGCCACGTTAATCAAGGAAGGCCGTCGGTGGGACCTACTCCTCTTTCCCGTCGCTTTTCGCCGCGTTTGCGCCGAGGAGACGGTGGTCACGCTGGCCCCATGGAGTCGTCGGCGTCGCTTCAAGGTGTGAACACCGCCGCTGGCCAGCTGACTCTTCCGCAGCAAGAGAGGGGTAAGAAGCCAAGGGTGGCCGAAAAGGAGGGCGGGGGCCAGCTGGTCCCCACCGAAACCTTGTTTCGAACCACACCGTGCAGTCAGGGCCTTAGGGCTCGAACGGTGGAGATCTTGGACAGGGCATACGGGCTGAAGGTGTCAGACGAGAATCTGGATGAATTGTGCTACAACAGGTATGTGCACAAAGTCATTTTGCACGGTTGCGTTATATGTCAGTACATCTCCAAGCACTCACTTCTTCTGAGATTCATGCAAATGTATCGCCCACCTAGATGTATAGTACTACTATGTTTCTTGTATCTTTCTTTTTAGTCAAACTGGCATCAACTTTATGTGCCCAAAGTACACTTTCTGTTAGGGAAGGTACACATGCAGCTCTTTCCTCTCTATCTACCCACAGAACAAATCCATAGACTTTATTTCATCATAGACAATTTAAATCTTTTAAACTATAGACTCGTTTGtgaaactttttatatatttggacTCCTGGCATCAAGAACTTTAGAACTAGACCAATTTTGGATACATTTCAAACACATTTACATTTTGACGTTTCACATTTCACATGTGAAATAAACCCATTTCACTAGAAAAAAATATGAAACAAACTTATTTCACTAGAAATATGTGAAAACAACTTTTTTCACATATAAAATGTTAACTTGTGAAACTAATTATTTGGAAATGAAGAACATTTTATTTCAAAAGAGCAAAATATGTTATTTCAAAAATTTGCaattgaaatatatgtgatttttgtgcAACAAGCGAGTGAAAAGTGAAATGCACCTTCTGAAAGTGAAAAAAAATGTGAAACTAAATCTCAACTTGTGAAATAGAAATTTTTGAAATGTGTAATGGTTTATTTTAAAAGAGTAAAATATGCTATTTCAATAATGTGAAATTGAAATAGATGTGATTTTTGCGAAACACCCCAGTGCAAAGTGAAATGTAGGTTCTGAAAGTTAAAAGTAATATGAAGTGAAATGACAacttgtgaaactgattatttcaAAATGTGTAACAGTTTATTTCAAAAGTGTGAAACATGTTATTTATAAAATGTGTaattgaaatatatgtgatttttgtgaAACAAGCCAGAGAAAAATGAAATGTAGGTTCTGAAAGTGGAAACCAGTATGAATCtgaaatgtcaacttgtgaaaTCAATTTTTTTCAAAATGTGAGATGGTTTATTTTAAAATAGTGAAATATGTTCTTTCAAAAATGTGCAATTGAAATAGATATGATTTTTCTGAAACACGGTGGAAAGTGAAATGTAAGTTGTGATAGTGAAAAACAACATAAACTAAAATATCAACTTGTGAAAATGATTGAAATCATTTTATTCAAAATGTTTCAAGTGAGtgaaatatgtttcatgatttttcAACTCATTTAAAATGTATTCAAATTCGGTCTTCTTTGAAAGGTCTTTGCGACAtgagttcaaatatataaaaagttttGAAATTGGAATattggtttaaaagatatgaacaATTTAAGTTAGCAAACATAAAATAAATGGATGGGCTTGTTTGGGGGAAGGAAGAGAGAGAATGGCAGCGCATGGATGCAACCGTGATGTACCATCTGACAGAAAAGTATGGGGATCATCTGACATACGCAGAGTGTATTGCAGTGTATTTCATATGAAAAGTCATTCACGGTTATACATTTTCTGGCAGATGAATCTTGAGCACTTAATAAACGGCCAGAGATCTGCCGCTACCTGGCCTTAACGCGCAATTTTCCGTTTTGCAGGTATGTGCAGCGCGCGCAGGAAATCATGTGCCGGGAAGCCAGCGAGCCGGGTTTTCCTTTGGTTGGAGGAAACCCCTTTTCATCAAAAAAGGCTAACGAGCCGGCCGTCTCCGGCCAGCGCGTCGCGGCCAAGATTCCCAAGGGAAAGGAGCCCGTAACACATTATGTACTCGAGTCAGCTGAAGTGCCAGCACCCCACATCAACCTTATCATCgtgagcgacgacgacgacgaggaggaggaggaggctaacAAGGTCGCCGCTGAGACCAACAAATCCTCCGTGAACATCGTGGATCCTCGTGCGGCAGCAGCTGTGGCGATTGCGCCAGTCCTTCCTGCTGCGACTTCTGCGCCGTCTCCAATTACCCCGGCGGCCGGGATGCCTATGGCCTTTGCAACAGATTCGGCTACCCGTGCTACTTATGGCCATGGCAATGGCGCCGCCGGCGTCTGCGCACGTGGGATCAAAAGGCCACACGCTCATGATGCAACCTTTGCACCGGCTCCGGGCGCGGGGGCGCCAGTGGCCTTTGCACCAGCTCTGGCTACCCCTGCTGCTTCCGATCATGGGAACATGGGCAGGATGGCCCAGGAACTGCAGGACATCGAGGCCGTATCCGCCTCCATGGCCCGGACCCAGACGATATATCGCCGCTCGGTGAGCGCCAGGTCGAACCTGCCACGGTGGGGGTGTCAGAGCCTTCGAACCCCCACGACCCGCTCGGCTCCTGCACATTGCGGTTTGCTGATGAAACGCAACACGACGGGGCCAGCCCCTGCCTATGCTGGTTCCTCATACCGTGCCCCTGCGGCTAACATAAGCAGCTCCGCTCCCGGTTCTTCATCCCGTGCCCCTCCTGCTAAAATCACCAGCTTCGCTCCGGGCTCCTCATTCCGTGCCCTTCCTGCTAACATCAGCAGCTCCGCCCCTCCTGCTAACATCAGCAGCTTCGCTCAGGGCTCCTCATCCCGTGCCCCTCCTGCTAAAATCACCAGCTTCCCTCTGGGCTTCTCATCCCGTGCCCCTCCTGCTAAAATCATCAGCTCTGCTCCGGACTCCTCATTCCATGCCCTTCCTGCTAACGTCACCAGCTTCGCCCCTCTTGCTAACATCAGCAGCTCCTCTCCGGGCTTCTCATTCCGTGCCCTTCCTGCTAACATCAGCAGCTCCGCTCCGGGCTCCTCATCCCGTGCTCCTCCTGCTAAAATCACCAGCTCTGCTCTGGGCTCCTCGTCCCGTGCCCCTCCTGTTAAAATCACCAGCTCCGCTCCGGGCTCCTCATCCCGTGCCCCTCTTGCTAAAATCACCAGCTCCGCCCCGGGCTCCTTATTCTTTGCCCTTCCTGCTAACATCAACAGCTCTGCCCCTCCTGCTAACATCAGCAACTCCGCTCCGGGCTCCTCATCCCGTGCCCCTCATGCTAAAATCACCAGCTCTGCTCTGGGCTCCTCATCCCGTGCCCCTCCTGCTAAAATCAGCAGCTCCGCTCCGGGCTCCTCATTCCGTGCCCTTCCTGCTAACATCAGCAGCTCCGCTCCAAGCTCCTCATCCTGTGCCTCTCCTGTTAACATCAGCAGCTCCGCTCCGGGCATGGCTACGCCGGAGCAAGGGAACGGGAATCGTGGCTTCATCCGCCTCTTCGGCGTCAACATTGCCCAGCAGGAGTAGGCGATACTTCTGCAAGCGCTACCGGAGGCTTGCAGCTCAGCATGCTAGTCCCTTAGCTCGCTCATGATTTCCCGCTGCTGATTCTCAGTCAGTGCGGCAAAATAGTATCTTTGCTTCCGTTATTTACTTTCGAGATGATTACATTGGTTCAGATTTTACATAGTTCGTTCATACTAGAGCTTTTAGCCTGTATGTAGGCTTTCCAGATTTATCGGTTTTATGAACTATTTCAAGTTTGATTCTAGGGTTCATACCAGAGCTTGTAGCCTTGTAGGCGTTCCAGATCAACCAGTTGTATGAATCACTTCGGTTTAGATTCTAGAGTTCATACAGGAGCCTGTAGCCTTTTGGCTTTCCAGATGTAATCAGGTGTATGAATTATCTCATGGAATAAAGTTATAAGAGTTGTTTGAATAACGTATCTCTCGAAACAAGCTTTTGTCCAACTTTATATATAGAGCCCAAACAGCCGAACCGATACAAAGGTGGTGGGAAAACAGAGCTGTGAGAGTTGGGAAACAAAGTTGCCAGAGTATTCAGTATGCACTGTTGTCTTACTCTCTGAATGTACATCAAGTGTATCAAAAATAATCAAGCTGTTCTACTTGAACCTCTCCTTGTATACAGCACAGATGCAAATTAAGTGGAAACCTTTTGATGTCTAAGAATATAACTACACTTTTTTGTGGAACATGAGCATCAGTTAGATCTTAGAAGTATACGTATTTAcatccctgatgatgatgatggcatatGCAAGTGATTGAGTAAGCGGTACCAAGGTCCGAGGGTCATATATTCTGAATTGCCAGTCTCGCGGCAATCATACCAATATTATGTTCTACATACTCAATTCCGCTGTTTACTCTTTCCAGAGTGTCTGTTGAATCCATTGCCTTTATCTTGTATTTTTGCAGGGTAAGA is a genomic window containing:
- the LOC123090015 gene encoding mucin-5AC-like is translated as MESSASLQGVNTAAGQLTLPQQERGKKPRVAEKEGGGQLVPTETLFRTTPCSQGLRARTVEILDRAYGLKVSDENLDELCYNRYVQRAQEIMCREASEPGFPLVGGNPFSSKKANEPAVSGQRVAAKIPKGKEPVTHYVLESAEVPAPHINLIIVSDDDDEEEEEANKVAAETNKSSVNIVDPRAAAAVAIAPVLPAATSAPSPITPAAGMPMAFATDSATRATYGHGNGAAGVCARGIKRPHAHDATFAPAPGAGAPVAFAPALATPAASDHGNMGRMAQELQDIEAVSASMARTQTIYRRSVSARSNLPRWGCQSLRTPTTRSAPAHCGLLMKRNTTGPAPAYAGSSYRAPAANISSSAPGSSSRAPPAKITSFAPGSSFRALPANISSSAPPANISSFAQGSSSRAPPAKITSFPLGFSSRAPPAKIISSAPDSSFHALPANVTSFAPLANISSSSPGFSFRALPANISSSAPGSSSRAPPAKITSSALGSSSRAPPVKITSSAPGSSSRAPLAKITSSAPGSLFFALPANINSSAPPANISNSAPGSSSRAPHAKITSSALGSSSRAPPAKISSSAPGSSFRALPANISSSAPSSSSCASPVNISSSAPGMATPEQGNGNRGFIRLFGVNIAQQE